A stretch of the Panicum virgatum strain AP13 chromosome 9N, P.virgatum_v5, whole genome shotgun sequence genome encodes the following:
- the LOC120691585 gene encoding uncharacterized protein LOC120691585, giving the protein MASRLGRRVIHFANLPLKLMLPPAPLSSVQEFAVRTVPSASKVDIRRCLESMYGFSIAEVRTLNMEGKKRRLGPHLAAKPDYKKAYVTLRSPLTVSPDLFPIGAILGERERKASAAAARRKAVEGAEMEGQREGKGKHWMEDEREGFSRAGCGKVVYGNPGRLNQRRRGRAKAKDGAGEEGAKFPWTGMQRATEKPRRVRYSPPKKAGIALKQKSPKVSLQRRSKKLEA; this is encoded by the exons atggcgaGCCGGCTGGGCCGACGCGTGATCCACTTCGCCAACCTCCCGCTCAAACTCATGCTGCCCCCGGCCCCGCTCTCGTCCGTGCAGGAGTTCGCCGTCCGGACCGTCCCCTCCGCCTCCAAGGTGGACATCCGCCGCTGCCTCGAGTCCATGTACGGCTTCTCCATCGCCGAGGTCCGCACCCTCAACATGGAGGGCAAGAAGCGACGCCTAGGCCCCCACCTCGCCGCCAAGCCCGACTACAAGAAGGCCTACGTCACGCTGCGGTCCCCGCTCACGGTCTCCCCCGACCTCTTCCCCATCGGGGCCATCCTCGGGGAGCGGGAGCGgaaggccagcgccgccgccgccaggaggaAGGCGGTGGAGGGCGCCGAGATGGAGGGGcagagggaggggaaggggaagcACTGGATGGAGGACGAGAGGGAGGGCTTCTCGAGGGCCGGGTGTGGCAAGGTCGTGTACGGGAACCCCGGGAGGCTGaaccagaggaggagagggcgcGCAAAGGCTAAGGACGGAGCTGGGGAGGAGGGAGCCAAATTCCCGTGGACCGGAATGCAACGGGCTACCGAGAAACCTAG GAGGGTGAGATACTCTCCCCCGAAGAAGGCGGGTATAGCGCTGAAGCAGAAGTCACCGAAGGTGTCTCTGCAGCGCCGCTCGAAGAAGTTGGAGGCTTGA
- the LOC120691675 gene encoding copper-transporting ATPase PAA1, chloroplastic-like isoform X2, which translates to MEPAVGTRAPLPLPAAGRPVLLAARPRGWFASISAPSSSSSGGGGGDRFSAGGGGGGRGGGDDSGAGAAAAAAALGEPDSSDADAIVVHVGGMSCGGCAAKVKRILENQPEVASATVDVEKATAVVWTTPEAKATKDWQKQLGEKLANHLTTCGFHSHLQGEGEAEQTDA; encoded by the exons ATGGAGCCTGCGGTCGGTACGAgggcgcccctccctctccccgccgCGGGGAGGCCCGTACTGCTGGCGGCGCGGCCTCGCGGCTGGTTCGCCTCCATCTCCGCTCCATCCTCCTCGTccagtggcggcggtggcggggaccGCTtctccgcgggcggcggcggcggcgggaggggaggcggggacgactccggcgccggtgctgcagcggccgccgcggctcTGGGTGAGCCCGACTCGTCGGACGCCGACGCCATCGTGGTCCATGTCGGG GGGATGTCGTGCGGCGGATGCGCTGCCAAGGTCAAGCGGATCCTCGAGAACCAG CCTGAGGTTGCTTCAGCCACGGTTGATGTTGAGAAGGCTACCGCCGTTGTGTGGACGACACCTGAAGCGAAGGCAACCAAAGATTGGCAGAAGCAGCTGGGCGAGAAACTGGCGAATCACCTCACCACCTGCGGATTCCACTCTCATCTGCAAG GTGAAGGCGAAGCTGAACAGACTGATGCTTGA
- the LOC120691675 gene encoding copper-transporting ATPase PAA1, chloroplastic-like isoform X1, which yields MEPAVGTRAPLPLPAAGRPVLLAARPRGWFASISAPSSSSSGGGGGDRFSAGGGGGGRGGGDDSGAGAAAAAAALGEPDSSDADAIVVHVGVTSCCVCLVRVQGMSCGGCAAKVKRILENQPEVASATVDVEKATAVVWTTPEAKATKDWQKQLGEKLANHLTTCGFHSHLQGEGEAEQTDA from the exons ATGGAGCCTGCGGTCGGTACGAgggcgcccctccctctccccgccgCGGGGAGGCCCGTACTGCTGGCGGCGCGGCCTCGCGGCTGGTTCGCCTCCATCTCCGCTCCATCCTCCTCGTccagtggcggcggtggcggggaccGCTtctccgcgggcggcggcggcggcgggaggggaggcggggacgactccggcgccggtgctgcagcggccgccgcggctcTGGGTGAGCCCGACTCGTCGGACGCCGACGCCATCGTGGTCCATGTCGGG GTTACGAGCTGCTGCGTGTGCCTTGTTCGCGTGCAGGGGATGTCGTGCGGCGGATGCGCTGCCAAGGTCAAGCGGATCCTCGAGAACCAG CCTGAGGTTGCTTCAGCCACGGTTGATGTTGAGAAGGCTACCGCCGTTGTGTGGACGACACCTGAAGCGAAGGCAACCAAAGATTGGCAGAAGCAGCTGGGCGAGAAACTGGCGAATCACCTCACCACCTGCGGATTCCACTCTCATCTGCAAG GTGAAGGCGAAGCTGAACAGACTGATGCTTGA
- the LOC120691674 gene encoding serine/arginine-rich splicing factor SC35-like, with protein sequence MSHFRRSGAPENRDSFSLLVLNVSFRTTADDLFPVFDRYGDVVDIFIPRDRRTGDSRGFAFVRYNYEDEAQKAVDGLDGRKVDGRVIMVQFAKYGPNAQKIHRGRITEETSKPRGHFRSRSPRWRYQNDYRDRDYRKQSRSRSRERYEQERYRDNHYRRRSGIRSISPDYDRKHTRYSRSPARRSPGHGKSHSPRMAPSREVTPSRPRDSHSPRSGCP encoded by the exons ATGTCGCACTTCAGGCGCTCCGGGGCGCCGGAGAACCGCgactccttctccctcctcgtcCTCAACGTCTCCTTCC GCACTACGGCCGACGACCTCTTCCCGGTCTTCGACCGCTACGGCGATGTCGTCGACATCTTCATCCCGCGCGACCGCAG GACTGGAGATTCGCGTGGCTTCGCGTTCGTGAGGTACAACTACGAGGACGAGGCGCAGAAGGCCGTCGACGGGCTTGATG GGAGGAAGGTGGATGGGAGGGTGATCATGGTGCAGTTCGCAAAGTACGGACCCAATGCTCAAAAGAT TCATAGGGGTAGGATTACAGAAGAAACTTCAAAGCCAAGGGGTCATTTCAGAAGCCGCAGTCCGAGATGGAG GTATCAAAATGATTATCGGGACAGAGATTATAGAAAGCAAAGCCGGAGCAGAAGTAGGGAGAGGTATGAACAGGAAAGATACAGAGATAATCATTATCGTCGCCGTAGCGGAATTCGCAGTATTAGCCCTGATTATGACAGGAAACATACCAGATACAG TCGCTCTCCTGCACGTAGAAGCCCTGGTCATGGCAAAAGCCACTCTCCTCGTATGGCACCTTCTCGTGAAGTAACTCCTAGCAGGCCCAGGGATAGCCACTCTCCACGTTCTGGATGCCCTTGA
- the LOC120693168 gene encoding protein LNK1-like: MPDWRVGEFEGKFTDDFAQSNRNEHQSGVEAPGVTNSKKLKHAVASEKINQGVIFGENNSDSQKCNSEHIQCANGIVSQNINSTGDCKDGSNAFTLREENTIAETRCPTDNWNSCQFGLSNGSSILNNHSTPHDSLAYGDNDLNYIDWPGIDNFEDVDTLFRRSDSTYGQQQLENTDSLSWIPSSSDAVYSSDVALQQGFESSYSDYGILDGLSAFQCAEDKSLPSVDPSTALCDNQFNDTYLFDEQKNVNTYDEQIYQEDVMELLPTEQISNGHGNIDMVGNQFSSENAIQSIEDKKFSIASTSQLSSSQNLLKQRHYLDSSSPSNITSESYPEKFSPSGGSFAQRNSKAQKKTVIIQPRQLATDNVVNIHPQTLTRRASYPCENYGTEEKGLGKRTLGDHQVTMGTSMVVDGSFVSSMSSDNSVEESSFRQLQDAVSQLDVQTKSCIRDGLYRLARSAQHRQVFPNTMNSNGDSQDVKDAETSRKFADPQSIETQTNPIDRSIALLLFHQSSDHAAGAVDDASSLKSPASKKQHQGPTGNQGVMPASSSIYSPRGQVGPKDAQSRDNY, encoded by the exons ATGCCAGATTGGAGGGTGGGCGAG TTTGAAGGTAAATTCACCGATGACTTTGCCCAGAGTAATAGAAACGAACATCAAAGTGGAGTTGAGGCTCCTGGTGTCACTAATagtaagaagttgaagcatGCAGTTGCCAGTGAGAAAATCAACCAGGGTGTCATCTTTGGAGAAAATAACTCAGATTCGCAGAAATGTAATTCAGAGCACATCCAATGTGCCAATGGGATAGTATCCCAGAATATAAACAGTACTGGTGACTGCAAAGATGGCTCAAATGCTTTTACTTTGAGAGAGGAAAATACAATTGCCGAAACCAGATGTCCAACAGATAACTGGAACTCCTGTCAGTTTGGACTGAGCAATGGTTCATCCATTCTCAATAATCACAGTACTCCGCATGATAGCCTCGCTTATGGAGATAATGATTTAAACTATATTGATTGGCCTGGCATTGACAATTTTGAGGATGTCGACACATTATTCAG gagGTCTGATTCTACATATGGTCAGCAGCAGCTGGAGAACACAGATAGCCTATCCTGGATTCCTTCTTCTTCAGATGCTGTTTACTCTTCTGATGTTGCTTTGCAGCAAGGGTTTGAATCGTCTTATTCAGATTATGGTATTCTGGATGGTCTCTCAGCATTCCAATGTGCAGAAGATAAATCACTACCCTCGGTTGATCCTTCAACTGCTCTATGCGACAATCAATTCAATGATACCTACCTGTTCGATGAGCAAAAGAATGTAAACACATATGATGAACAG ATCTACCAAGAGGATGTGATGGAGCTGTTGCCCACAGAACAAATATCCAATGGACATGGAAACATTGATATG GTTGGAAATCAGTTTTCATCTGAAAATGCCATTCAAAGTATAGAAGACAAGAAATTTTCGATAGCCTCAACTTCTCAGCTGAGCTCCTCTCAGAATTTACTGAAGCAAAGGCACTATTTAGATTCCAGTTCACCAAGCAACATTACTTCTGAGTCCTATCCAGAAAAGTTTAGTCCATCTGGTGGTTCGTTTGCACAAAGGAATTCAAAAG CGCAGAAGAAAACTGTGATCATACAACCAAGACAGCTTGCAACCGATAATGTGGTGAACATACATCCTCAAACATTGACAAGAAGAGCTTCATATCCTTGTGAGAACTATGGAACTGAAGAAAAGGGGTTAGGGAAAAGAACTTTGGGGGATCATCAAGTTACAATGGGCACTTCAATGGTAGTGGATGGATCATTTGTATCATCTATGTCCTCTGATAACTCAGTTGAAGAAAGCAGCTTTCGACAACTGCAGGACGCTGTTAGTCAG CTGGATGTCCAAACAAAATCGTGCATTAGAGATGGTTTATACCGATTGGCACGAAGCGCACAACATAGGCAAGTTTTTCCAAATACGATGAACAGCAATGGAGATAGCCAGGATGTAAAGGATGCAGAAACTTCGCGCAA GTTTGCTGATCCTCAGAGCATTGAGACGCAGACCAACCCAATCGACCGGTCTATCGCTCTGTTACTTTTCCACCAGTCATCGGACCATGCTGCTGGAGCTGTGGACGACGCCTCATCACTAAAATCCCCTGCTAGC AAAAAACAACACCAGGGCCCTACTGGAAACCAAGGCGTGATGCCAGCTTCATCGTCGATATATTCGCCAAGAGGGCAGGTTGGGCCCAAGGATGCACAATCCCGGGACAATTACTAA